A portion of the Desulfonatronovibrio magnus genome contains these proteins:
- a CDS encoding YdbL family protein codes for MKKNLWKYFWAGLLVLFVSVTMSAYAQNKDQITASMRDRHPSLLDAKNRGLVGEAWTGLVALVDAGAPGDVQALVNAENNDRRALFQIIAAETGTSVEEVARQNRIRMYRLAEDSHFIQDQNRQWVRKRDIGN; via the coding sequence ATGAAAAAAAATCTTTGGAAATATTTCTGGGCTGGCTTGCTGGTATTGTTTGTTAGTGTAACCATGAGCGCGTATGCTCAGAATAAGGATCAGATCACAGCAAGTATGCGTGACAGACACCCCAGCCTGCTTGATGCCAAGAACAGAGGACTTGTGGGAGAGGCCTGGACCGGGCTGGTGGCACTTGTTGATGCTGGAGCTCCAGGGGATGTGCAGGCTCTCGTAAATGCCGAAAATAATGACCGTCGGGCATTGTTTCAGATTATTGCAGCTGAAACAGGTACCTCGGTTGAAGAAGTTGCCCGGCAAAATCGTATCCGCATGTATCGCCTGGCTGAAGACAGCCATTTTATCCAGGACCAGAACAGACAATGGGTAAGAAAACGGGATATAGGCAATTAG
- a CDS encoding intermembrane phospholipid transport protein YdbH family protein produces the protein MSKDNEGNKNGLKKVLITGAIFVPLMVALFLLFAPTLVEKIIMSQMRAAGLINPHVSALSINHKGLHLKNLSTQTPSLHIDFVSITYSWQSLLQGKVNEIFIAGLVYDLKYAEGQIETGLPDPAPEDPTLEKSFFLPFNTLQLNSSSLRFDYQGAVVSFPVDGTIATTDNHIVNLNARTEVAHVPIMINGQADINTLEADLAVQIFSRDLFDSEAFVEPDMFQAGFKLNGHLDADGRWKGKIQAGLQARNLDFTAGKTELGLEKGSFLVEAVIDDEFYFEELDIDLRLYGLVVGEYMAEHIALAIAQQGAVLSAVCGISKPFKAHLNLNGEHGSINELFDSGFHGRYEWEAGLEAGQEFLSRFGPYAAGVSGNLEASLQGSFEGHYKGANFADPGWGVDVKLSRMDLKPIDINLPDYGLRISGLKISAPLEAKVGPDILKTQLGSHVFVDAQEIQLHQAYQDFTLGSMSFSVQGNALASQQEDGDAMIWDVTWELESTTGVQLDAHDIKGRMRSLNIAGNAFKKPHHALAVDAEVRAGIDELALSDYDIRLENIKAHIPVGLGDVHKRSGTFSAGNIIHAGMDWPGPAGHASVYDYELQASGNWEFLSTADMDFTLDLVAQPGKVMTGNVQATIPWFEFPDKALLDSLVPALKDYNITGQAMLEAAMILDGAQIKPYAVIMVRDASINNRHMDLDVSGIGGKVVIDDFFPLTTPGNQRIDINRLSMGQITLKNGFVVFRLESPERLFIEKSTWELLEGGFVATYASRFDLEAMSADFELIFEDIDLIKLIEDLSDQKVVGSGLVYGRVPLQYTDDRVTIGRGYLNSVPGKGRLGIRDEEWLDMLLGYVREAMAGHEYLSTVTQRLEMALRDFEYNFLTVGLIPGIIDTRARIELRGTGLKGDPPQEVGSLVINVNDLGEIVNRVLRFQLTKDESIERALDDLFDF, from the coding sequence ATGAGTAAGGATAATGAAGGCAACAAAAATGGCTTAAAAAAAGTTTTAATAACAGGGGCAATCTTTGTGCCCCTTATGGTTGCCCTTTTTTTGCTGTTTGCGCCGACTCTTGTGGAAAAGATCATCATGAGTCAGATGCGTGCTGCCGGGCTGATTAATCCCCATGTTTCGGCCCTGTCTATTAACCATAAGGGTCTGCATCTCAAAAATCTTTCTACACAAACACCTTCTCTTCACATCGATTTTGTTTCCATTACCTATTCCTGGCAGAGTCTGCTGCAGGGGAAGGTTAATGAAATATTTATTGCCGGGCTTGTTTATGATCTGAAATACGCTGAGGGTCAGATTGAGACCGGCCTTCCTGATCCTGCTCCTGAAGATCCCACCCTGGAAAAAAGCTTTTTCCTGCCTTTTAATACTCTGCAGCTCAATTCTTCGTCTCTAAGGTTTGATTATCAGGGGGCTGTGGTGTCGTTTCCTGTGGATGGTACAATTGCAACTACAGACAACCACATTGTAAATCTCAATGCCCGGACCGAGGTAGCCCATGTTCCGATTATGATCAATGGTCAGGCGGATATCAATACCCTTGAAGCAGACCTTGCCGTGCAGATTTTTTCCAGGGATCTTTTTGATTCAGAAGCTTTTGTTGAACCGGATATGTTTCAAGCCGGTTTTAAGCTGAATGGACACCTTGATGCCGATGGCCGATGGAAGGGCAAAATCCAGGCCGGGCTTCAGGCCCGTAATCTTGATTTTACTGCCGGGAAAACTGAACTTGGTCTTGAAAAAGGGTCTTTTCTGGTTGAGGCAGTTATAGATGATGAGTTTTATTTTGAAGAGTTAGATATTGATCTGCGTCTCTACGGGCTGGTCGTGGGTGAGTATATGGCAGAGCATATTGCGCTGGCCATTGCTCAGCAAGGGGCTGTATTGTCTGCTGTCTGTGGGATAAGTAAACCATTCAAGGCACATCTGAACCTGAACGGAGAGCATGGCTCAATAAATGAACTGTTTGATTCTGGATTTCATGGTCGTTATGAATGGGAAGCCGGTCTTGAGGCAGGCCAAGAGTTCCTGAGTCGATTTGGTCCTTATGCTGCAGGGGTTTCAGGCAATCTTGAAGCCAGCCTGCAAGGCTCTTTTGAAGGGCACTACAAGGGGGCGAACTTTGCTGATCCTGGATGGGGAGTTGACGTAAAGCTTAGCCGGATGGATCTAAAACCTATTGATATAAATTTGCCTGATTATGGCTTGCGGATATCTGGTTTAAAAATCAGCGCACCCCTTGAGGCAAAGGTCGGCCCGGATATATTAAAGACTCAGCTGGGGTCCCATGTTTTTGTTGATGCTCAGGAAATCCAACTGCACCAGGCTTATCAGGATTTCACTTTGGGCAGCATGAGCTTTTCAGTTCAGGGCAATGCACTGGCATCGCAGCAAGAAGATGGTGATGCAATGATCTGGGATGTGACCTGGGAACTTGAGTCAACAACCGGCGTCCAACTTGATGCGCATGATATAAAGGGGCGCATGAGATCTCTGAATATTGCAGGCAATGCATTTAAAAAGCCCCATCATGCTCTGGCGGTAGACGCAGAGGTCCGGGCCGGGATTGATGAGCTTGCGCTGTCGGACTATGATATTCGCCTTGAGAACATCAAAGCTCATATCCCTGTGGGACTGGGTGATGTACATAAACGCTCAGGTACGTTTTCTGCGGGGAACATTATTCACGCCGGAATGGACTGGCCAGGTCCTGCAGGCCATGCTTCTGTATATGATTATGAACTTCAAGCCTCGGGAAACTGGGAATTTCTCTCAACTGCCGATATGGACTTCACCTTAGACTTAGTGGCACAACCGGGCAAGGTTATGACGGGAAATGTGCAAGCCACTATTCCATGGTTTGAGTTTCCGGACAAGGCTTTGCTGGACTCACTGGTCCCGGCCTTGAAGGACTATAATATCACCGGGCAGGCCATGCTGGAGGCTGCCATGATATTGGACGGGGCGCAGATTAAGCCTTATGCGGTTATTATGGTTCGGGATGCATCCATAAACAACAGGCATATGGATCTGGATGTATCAGGTATTGGCGGCAAGGTGGTTATAGATGATTTTTTTCCCTTGACCACACCGGGCAATCAGCGCATAGATATAAACAGGCTCAGTATGGGGCAAATTACCCTGAAAAATGGTTTTGTAGTCTTCAGGTTAGAATCACCCGAAAGACTGTTTATTGAAAAATCTACCTGGGAGCTTTTGGAAGGCGGATTTGTGGCCACTTATGCATCCAGATTTGATCTGGAAGCCATGAGTGCTGATTTTGAGCTGATTTTTGAGGATATTGACCTTATAAAACTGATTGAAGACTTAAGTGATCAGAAAGTAGTGGGCAGCGGACTTGTGTATGGGAGGGTACCCCTGCAGTATACCGATGACAGAGTAACTATTGGCCGTGGATACCTGAATTCTGTGCCGGGGAAGGGACGACTCGGCATCCGGGATGAGGAATGGCTTGATATGCTTCTGGGTTATGTGCGCGAGGCCATGGCTGGGCACGAGTACCTGAGTACAGTCACACAGCGCTTAGAAATGGCTTTAAGGGATTTTGAGTATAATTTTTTGACGGTTGGATTGATTCCAGGCATTATTGATACCAGAGCAAGGATTGAACTTCGCGGGACAGGTCTTAAGGGAGATCCGCCCCAGGAAGTGGGCAGCCTGGTCATAAATGTCAATGATCTTGGCGAGATTGTTAATCGGGTCCTCCGGTTTCAATTGACTAAGGATGAGTCCATTGAAAGGGCTTTGGATGATCTTTTTGATTTTTGA
- a CDS encoding hybrid sensor histidine kinase/response regulator, producing MNHSHDQLKKMTVLLVEDDPATLVSLATFIKPRVKELYTASNGRDGLNLYDTRKPDMVMADMIMPVMDGIEMAIGIRAINPDAIIILITGLSNEYSLRRALELIPDAFIEKPINFKRLRGVMGQMAARIKASMQVRKERELKDLILNSLPLPTMLVSAASERVIFANQMAENLGIKSGDDLSGPFFSPEIVQDMKPYPEQECCEQSFGEEVYAFGKPWQVKITPVNKQIFLFTALDITWQKKLENLREDVDRMTRHDLKTPLNGIIGLPDILLHDSNLTDEQREIIEMIKKSALNMLDMINLSLDLFRMEQGNYEVEHQSVDIVKIVDSIKMQLKNSLDSKAMKIIIRKEGKQVENLDSFFVIGEYLLVYSMLANLIKNAIEASPENESIIVDMCRDKEYSVIIINNKGMVPEKLKHSFFEKYTTYGKVGGTGLGTYSSKLIARTLGGNITMTSSKERGTSIRVTLPGEKTFH from the coding sequence ATGAATCACTCACATGATCAGCTCAAGAAAATGACCGTTCTTCTTGTTGAGGATGATCCAGCAACACTGGTCTCGCTGGCAACCTTTATCAAGCCAAGGGTTAAAGAACTTTATACAGCGTCCAACGGCCGGGATGGCCTTAATCTATACGATACCCGGAAGCCGGATATGGTTATGGCTGATATGATCATGCCTGTTATGGATGGGATCGAAATGGCCATAGGTATAAGGGCGATAAATCCTGATGCCATCATTATCCTCATAACCGGGCTCAGTAATGAATATTCCCTTAGAAGAGCTCTTGAGCTTATTCCAGACGCTTTTATTGAAAAACCAATCAATTTCAAAAGATTAAGAGGTGTCATGGGCCAGATGGCAGCACGCATTAAGGCGTCCATGCAGGTCCGAAAGGAGCGTGAACTCAAAGACCTTATTCTCAACAGCCTGCCATTGCCAACAATGCTGGTCAGCGCCGCATCTGAACGTGTTATTTTTGCCAATCAGATGGCTGAAAATCTTGGCATCAAAAGTGGCGATGATCTTTCCGGACCTTTCTTTTCCCCTGAAATAGTCCAGGATATGAAGCCTTATCCTGAGCAGGAATGCTGCGAGCAGTCTTTTGGCGAGGAAGTTTATGCTTTTGGCAAGCCGTGGCAGGTGAAGATTACGCCGGTCAATAAGCAGATTTTTCTGTTTACCGCATTGGATATTACCTGGCAGAAAAAGCTTGAGAACCTCAGGGAGGATGTGGACCGTATGACCAGGCATGACCTGAAAACCCCTCTTAACGGGATTATTGGGTTGCCCGATATTTTACTGCATGACTCAAACCTGACAGACGAGCAGCGTGAAATCATCGAAATGATCAAAAAGTCAGCTCTGAATATGCTGGATATGATCAATCTCTCTTTAGATCTGTTTCGTATGGAGCAGGGTAACTACGAAGTAGAGCATCAATCAGTGGATATTGTAAAAATAGTTGACTCCATCAAAATGCAGTTAAAGAACAGCCTTGATTCCAAGGCAATGAAAATTATCATCAGGAAAGAAGGTAAACAGGTAGAGAATCTGGACAGTTTTTTTGTCATTGGGGAGTATCTTCTTGTTTATTCCATGCTGGCCAATCTCATCAAAAATGCCATAGAGGCGTCTCCGGAAAATGAGTCTATTATAGTGGACATGTGTCGAGACAAGGAATACTCTGTAATTATAATCAATAACAAGGGCATGGTACCGGAAAAGCTGAAGCATTCGTTTTTTGAGAAATACACTACATATGGCAAGGTTGGGGGCACAGGACTTGGCACCTATTCTTCCAAGCTTATAGCCCGTACCCTGGGCGGCAACATAACCATGACATCTTCAAAAGAAAGGGGTACAAGCATTCGAGTAACCCTGCCCGGCGAAAAGACTTTTCACTAA